Genomic segment of bacterium:
GCATTCGGAAATGCGAAGGTTAATTTCATGTCACTCTGAATTATCAGATCGCAGATTTTTTTCGCGCGGTCCATATCGAGATTGAAGATGTCATCGATCACCTGGAAATCCGTTACACCCAGATGATCGTGCAGCCAGCGAATTTCATTGAATACGTTTTCTGCGGAACGCGGACGAAAGGTTTTGCCGAGGATATTATGGCAATAGGCGCAGCGATACGGACATCCACGCGAGGTCATGATGTTTGCATGTGGTCGTGAGACCTTCGCGGAAAAGCTGAGATAGCGGTTCGAGAACTGATCGATATCGACGATGGAATAGTCCGGCAGTGGCAGCGTATCCAGATCCGCAATGAGAGGACGCGGAGTGGATCGCTGCAACACTCCGTCCCGCAGGTACGCGATACCAGCGACGTCATGATATGGTCTGCGATCCAGGAAACGTTCCGTGAGCTCGAGCATCGTATACTCGCCCTCACCGATAACCGCAACATCCACGAGACCGCTTTCGAGTACATCCATCGGATCGTCTGTGGCATAGGGACCACCGGCGACGAGAAAGCAATCCTCCCGCCATTCCTTCACGACCTGCGCGACAGTATCGACGCAGTCGCGGCTCAGGGTCAGCGAACGCACACCGACGATATCGGGCGACACCTGATCGAGCAGGTGCTGTGTGGCAATGCGGTCATCCTCCGGATGATGTGGCAGCGAAATCAGTGAATGCAATTCGATGTCCACTCGCTGACCCAGCTTTTGCTTGAGCACAGCCGAGAGATACATCAGTCCGATCGAGTGTTCAGCCGCCGGCCAGATTTCCTCAAGGCCGGAACGCAAAATATCTATGAACAGGATTTTCATACGAGCCTCACCCAGCTTGGTCTGGTCAGTTGATAATTGTCATCGAGTTTCAAGAGCAGGGTCCCATCCTCCCACCTGTCATACTGCCGATAACCGGACATCTGAAACATCGTCCGCATCATACGGTTGCGCTCTGTTTCCCTGAGCAGCGTGGTCATATAGGTGACACCGGAAGGCAGATGCCGTTCGAACAGCGCAAAGAGGAACGCTTTTTCAATCCCTCGTCCCATAACGCGGCAGGACATCGCGAAGAGCAACATGCGCCATTCCTTGGCGTGCTTCTCCATCACGGTAATGCCGATAATCCCGCAGGATCCGAAGCGATCATGCAGCTCAGCGATATACAGTTCGCGTTCATCCCTCCCATTCGTAAGCACATCCAACAGTTCCTCCTCACCCAGCATCAGTCCGCTGCTGTTCATTTGATGCGTACGAGACATCATTTCGCGAATGCGCGGAATATCCTTTGTGACGGCCGTGCGAACCGACAGCTGCATATCGCAGGATTGCAGGAATTCCTCCCTGCTGGAGAATGCCGGTTCCGCCTCTTTTCTTTCCTGTTCCTCCCGGTACAACCGCGCACGCTGCGTTGTCACATCAGATATCAGCGTTGTATCGAATCCCGGCAATCCCGGCAACTGTTCGGCACTCTCAGCCGGGAAGACCCGCACCTCCGGCAGCATAAATTCGACCTGTTCACGTTCAAAAGGATCATCATCGATGAACGCCATGGCATCGAGCGGGATGTTGAGCGTCGATGCGATATCCTGAATGTTCGCACTCTTCGGCAGCCAGTTGATTTTCGGCACGACGAAGTAATCCAGCATGCGCTGCTGCTTCAGCACCCCGAGCGCCACTTCCGCCTCGCCCCTGCTTGCCACGGAATGCAGTATTCCGCGGCTGTGAAGCGTTTCAATCGCGTGAAGAGTTTCCTGACGCGGAACGACATGCCCCTCGAGACAGATGCCATCCCAGACAGTATTGTCAAGATCCCACACGATACATTTACAGAGCGAAGTCACAGCATCCTCCATCACTTTGCCGCGACGGGTTGACGAACCCGTTCGTGTATGTAATTCTCAATAGAGGCCAGCGTCGAAAACTGCTCCGGTATCAGATCCTCATCCGGAATGACGATATCGAAAGTATCTTCGATGTATCCGATGAAGTGAAGAAGTCCGGCGGAGTCGATGGTCCCTGTTTCAAAGAGGTTATCGTGTTTCCCGATGGTTATCCCCGAGTTCCGGGGGAGACAGTGTTCGCGGATAAATGCATCGAGGGTCTGTTCAATATTCGGCGCCATCATTTTTCCTCGCGATTTGATTGGATCTCTTGGACAATTCGCTGAAGTGCAGCCACACGACGTATGCACAACACATGCGCGCAGACATCACAATGGTCTTGCCCTATAAAGGCCTGTTTATCTTGTGTTTTGGTTTGTCAGAGTATACACTCAACGAAACCGAGAGTCAACAGGACTGAGAGCACACATTCGTTTCATGGAATATCGTCTCATCTGCCTGTGCGTATGTCACAGGTATGTCATGATTGTGTAAAAGGAATCCCTGTCTCGTTTCCCCTCGGATTCACGTCCAAAAAACACCATTCATCGCAACAGTTCATACCGTCCTCCGTAAATCTCCTGTATGCTGAAACGTTCACAGGAGATGGCATTGCACACAACCACAAATCCCCCGCGGGTCTATGCAAGAATCGCAGGAATCACCTACCTGTTGGTAATTATCCTTGGGGTGGTAAGCGCCGGTGTTATTGATGCTGGTCTCATCGTATCGGGGGATGATGCAGCATCGGTCACGAACATCATGCAGAACGAATCGCTGTTTCGCATGAGTACTCTTGTTTCCATCATATTGTATGCTGCTGTCCTGGTACTGTCCTGGTGGAGGACGTATATACCCACCGCTCCCTGACCGGGCCTCTCGCAATGAAGTGATTGACACCCGGAGGGTCATTCAGGTTCTCTCAGTGAACCTGCGCGGCGATACTAGTCGTGAGTTGCGGCGTTGCTCCGGACATCCTGTCATTGTTTTGTGATAAAATCATGACAAGTCAAGTCATGACTTGCCGTATCGTGGGAATGAATTCACAAACCCCGGAGGTACTCATGATACGGCTGCAAAAACAATTGAAGCTGGCAACGCGATACTGCATCCTCATACTCTTCCTTCTTGTGAGCCACGCGCAGGCGCAGGAAAACGCAGCCGCAGATTCATCAACGACACTGATCTATATCGAAACGATCAGCGGCGGGACGATCCTCGGCACGTTCGTTGCGGAGGACAGCAGTTCCATACGTGTACACGATGCATCACTCGGTACAATCACGATTGAGCGGTCGCAGATTGAGGCGATTGAGTATCGCGATGCCTCACGAATCAAGGATGGTGAATACTGGTACGACAATCCTTCATCAACACGATACGTGCTCGGTCCGAACGCGCTCCCGGTTGGAAACGGTGAGGGGTATTACCAGAACACCTACCTGTTCATCAACACGTTCAATGTCGGTGTCGGGGATTATTTCTCTGTGGGTGGCGGATTCGAGATTCTCTCATTGTCCAGCGGGAATCCGGTTTTCTTCTTCATTCCCAAAGTC
This window contains:
- a CDS encoding B12-binding domain-containing radical SAM protein, which encodes MKILFIDILRSGLEEIWPAAEHSIGLMYLSAVLKQKLGQRVDIELHSLISLPHHPEDDRIATQHLLDQVSPDIVGVRSLTLSRDCVDTVAQVVKEWREDCFLVAGGPYATDDPMDVLESGLVDVAVIGEGEYTMLELTERFLDRRPYHDVAGIAYLRDGVLQRSTPRPLIADLDTLPLPDYSIVDIDQFSNRYLSFSAKVSRPHANIMTSRGCPYRCAYCHNILGKTFRPRSAENVFNEIRWLHDHLGVTDFQVIDDIFNLDMDRAKKICDLIIQSDMKLTFAFPNAIRADRMDVELIEKMALAGTKFSAIAIETASPRIQKLIRKKLDLDVAARTIEQCTKAGIVTRGFFMLGFPSETEEEALGTIEYAKQSDLCGATFFQVVYYPGTKLYALAQQLGYFDDADNFVQRDYVQVSEGPYAFSADRMFELKKKAIREFAFTRERVQRAMDIMPPYFSQREIDGLFMAYVVSSQTRWEDLEDPFVKQRLKRHFVIADRFSMKREFYV
- a CDS encoding HAD-IIIC family phosphatase, with the protein product MTSLCKCIVWDLDNTVWDGICLEGHVVPRQETLHAIETLHSRGILHSVASRGEAEVALGVLKQQRMLDYFVVPKINWLPKSANIQDIASTLNIPLDAMAFIDDDPFEREQVEFMLPEVRVFPAESAEQLPGLPGFDTTLISDVTTQRARLYREEQERKEAEPAFSSREEFLQSCDMQLSVRTAVTKDIPRIREMMSRTHQMNSSGLMLGEEELLDVLTNGRDERELYIAELHDRFGSCGIIGITVMEKHAKEWRMLLFAMSCRVMGRGIEKAFLFALFERHLPSGVTYMTTLLRETERNRMMRTMFQMSGYRQYDRWEDGTLLLKLDDNYQLTRPSWVRLV
- a CDS encoding acyl carrier protein, whose product is MAPNIEQTLDAFIREHCLPRNSGITIGKHDNLFETGTIDSAGLLHFIGYIEDTFDIVIPDEDLIPEQFSTLASIENYIHERVRQPVAAK
- a CDS encoding DUF4386 domain-containing protein; translated protein: MHTTTNPPRVYARIAGITYLLVIILGVVSAGVIDAGLIVSGDDAASVTNIMQNESLFRMSTLVSIILYAAVLVLSWWRTYIPTAP